The following nucleotide sequence is from Bacteroidales bacterium.
GATATTTCCCTCAACAAGATGCATCAGTTTCCTGATCTCCCCCAGGTGGTTTTTTCGGATATTAGGATCATAAATGATGATTGCTCCGTTCTGCCTGGCTTGTTTAACGAAGGAAATGATCTTTGAACGGATTGCCTGATCCAGGGAGTAAAACGAACCGAAGAGTACCACGTCTCCCCTGCCCGCTTCCGGCCATGCCATATTAAGCCGGTTCTCCGGGTAGTGTTGGTAGAACGAATACTGTGCATTCCCTTGTTCATCGAGGAAAGCCAGTGACACCGGCGTTTTAAAACCCTCAACCGGCCGGGTGAACGAAGTGAAGACCCCATTTTCAGCCAGGAAATCCAGGACCATTTGTCCCAGTTGGTCACGGCCCAGTTCTGTGATCATCTCCACCTTCATACCGCACCTGCCGAGGGACACGGCTGTATTCAGCATCGACCCGCCCGGCCTGGCTGCCTTAGGCTGGCCCTGCTCAAAGATGATGTCATATATCGTTTCGCCGAGGGTGAAGATGGTGGGCATGGGGAATGATTTAATCTTCATCAAAAATAGTTTATTTTCGGATTAGCGGGGAGGCGGGGAAGCGGGGAGGCAAGGGGGCGTGGAACTCTGCTGCTCAACGCCTCAGCGGTAAATAAAAAAAGGCTGGATTCCTCCGGCCTTCCGAGCGGTAAATAATATCAAGCTGCTCTTCTGATATAAATCGATTAAAGGTCAAATAGCCTGATTAGATTCAAATTAACATTATCCAATGTTTTTTTATCGACTTCTCCCAATTTCCCTAATACAATATCTTTATCTATCGTGGCAATTTTATTCAGCCTCAACAGAGATTCTTTCTTTAGTCCTGTCAATTTACCCGTAGGAAGAATTATATCAGAAGGTTCTTTCAGATTAGTTTGCGTAGTAATAAAAGAAACAATTACATCAAACTCCGTTTCCATCAATACCAATGCAGGTCGGGTCTTTGCTCCGCTCAAACCGGTAAACGGGAATGGTAATA
It contains:
- a CDS encoding carbohydrate kinase, which produces MKIKSFPMPTIFTLGETIYDIIFEQGQPKAARPGGSMLNTAVSLGRCGMKVEMITELGRDQLGQMVLDFLAENGVFTSFTRPVEGFKTPVSLAFLDEQGNAQYSFYQHYPENRLNMAWPEAGRGDVVLFGSFYSLDQAIRSKIISFVKQARQNGAIIIYDPNIRKNHLGEIRKLMHLVEGNIALADIVRGSDEDFENLFGTNNNDDVFARIREAGSKAVIITRNKKGVDLMTSSIKLHADVPAIRPKSTIGAGDAFNAGIIVGLVGRGLTNSDPTLISLDTWNEVINSGIIFASDVCQTYDNYISNERGRMAHG
- a CDS encoding type II toxin-antitoxin system PemK/MazF family toxin, giving the protein MKKGEIILLPFPFTGLSGAKTRPALVLMETEFDVIVSFITTQTNLKEPSDIILPTGKLTGLKKESLLRLNKIATIDKDIVLGKLGEVDKKTLDNVNLNLIRLFDL